From one Triticum urartu cultivar G1812 chromosome 3, Tu2.1, whole genome shotgun sequence genomic stretch:
- the LOC125545353 gene encoding uncharacterized protein LOC125545353 yields MATPGDGEDAPPPPPVSAAGAGGSLIAKLREQWRSTKEHAETYPYVWGSYILVYGGLGAYITWRWCKLRRTEDRVRALQARLRQLAAAEESQGASAATPPPPLQQPPPPTTTGPGKPPSPP; encoded by the coding sequence ATGGCGACTCCTGGGGATGGCGAggacgcgccgccgccgccgccggtgaGCGCGGCGGGGGCTGGAGGCAGCTTGATCGCGAAGCTGCGGGAGCAATGGAGGAGCACGAAAGAGCACGCGGAGACGTACCCGTACGTGTGGGGCTCCTACATCCTCGTCTACGGCGGGCTCGGCGCGTACATCACCTGGCGATGGTGCAAGCTCCGCCGCACCGAGGACCGCGTCCGCGCCCTCCAGGCCCGCCTCCGCCAGCTCGCCGCCGCCGAGGAGTCGCAGGGCGCTTCCGCTGCTACCCCACCTCCTCCCCTGCAGCAGCCCCCGCCGCCGACGACGACTGGGCcgggcaagcccccctccccgccgTGA
- the LOC125545352 gene encoding uncharacterized protein LOC125545352, which yields MPQVDLESLVCGGAGAGAGDRKVSCETVIAGGDSGDASPPRRVPPPPPDHDFPPESITIRIGDDASFSELNPIYERDDSTKGSTNPKSSAAAGGACNPVPLKARSNSARVAGGPAAATATFFGLPARIRPAFTRRQPSKGRILPDKRSGGTGEEPRSPKVSCIGKVLSDRERCGRRRQRRWWRGVAAVFRCGGGGCASRGVGGGAAGKKMALEGSEYDEEEKEASVAAMRKFKSGRRAATWGEEALAAAAAEAFSGEPAGDEEKKHERHEAEHWARLPVS from the coding sequence ATGCCGCAGGTCGACCTGGAGAGCCTGGtgtgcggcggcgcgggcgcgggcgcCGGGGACAGGAAGGTGTCGTGCGAGACGGTCATCGCGGGCGGCGACAGCGGCGACGCCTCGCCCCCGCGGcgcgtgccgccgccgccgccggaccacGACTTCCCGCCGGAGTCGATAACCATCCGCATCGGCGACGACGCGTCCTTCTCGGAGCTGAACCCGATATACGAGCGGGACGACTCAACCAAGGGCAGCACCAACCCCaagtcgtcggcggcggcgggcggcgcctgCAACCCCGTCCCGCTCAAGGCGCGCTCCAACTCCGCACGCGTCGCGGGCGGCCCGGCCGCGGCCACCGCCACCTTCTTCGGCCTCCCGGCCAGGATCCGGCCGGCCTTCACCCGGCGCCAGCCGTCGAAGGGCCGGATCTTGCCCGACAAGCGCTCTGGCGGCACCGGCGAGGAGCCGCGGTCGCCCAAGGTGTCCTGCATTGGGAAGGTGCTGTCCGACCGGGAGaggtgcgggcggcggcgccaGCGCAGGTGGTGGCGCGGGGTGGCGGCCGTGttccggtgcggcggcggcggctgcgccTCCCGGggagtcggcggcggcgcggcgggcaAGAAGATGGCGCTGGAGGGGAGCGAATacgacgaggaggagaaggaggcgAGCGTGGCGGCAATGCGGAAGTTCAAGTCCGGGAGGAGAGCCGCCACGTGGGGGGAGGAGGCGCtggcagcggcggcagcggaggcCTTCTCCGGCGAGCCGGCGGGGGACGAGGAGAAGAAGCACGAGAGGCACGAGGCCGAGCACTGGGCCCGACTGCCGGTGAGTTAG